In Lactuca sativa cultivar Salinas chromosome 5, Lsat_Salinas_v11, whole genome shotgun sequence, the DNA window ttatttttaaagttatatttttaataggccgggacacgattggtccgttaaagtctcataacttcttcatccaatgtccattttcgtctttctttttatcgttacgctactaataacgagatcttcgattttcgtttaggttgtgtcggctaaaaaccgctcgatctaatactcgaacttcgggttgtacatcgctaagccgaaacttcaaaaaatcataacttcctcatacgaagtcagatttgggcgttctttttatggacgctctcggtttaacatattctatgactttcatttagatcgctaaggctaaaagttgctctatcgtaaattcactctttacgcttcccggtgtcgcgcAGGTTTCGTTGTGAAaattcgacgagtcataacttcttcgttataactcggatttaggcgttctttatatccccatattccttgtttcgaccactaaaaactttatgtaaagatatcggacttatctcacactttaagtttgacgcttatttttattctttatttattacacatttataaataagtaataagcatataaatttacataattcacataatattttaataattcatctttattacttcaaaaagagttacaatagttgatctagactattacattgtctaaaaatgcttagccccgaaacccgggTGTTACAAGGACTAAACTTTGTCTCCTTAAGTCCCAAATCCTTACACAATCAACTTCTGACCCACAATCATGAAATAAGAAATGATtggaaataggatgttacaattctcccccacttaaattagtttttgtcctcgaaatcagcTCTCTCTTCCACTTCAAGATGCAACCCTTCACAACAATCAAGTTGTCCGAAAACCCATATATTTGATCGACACATAACCTTCTTGTCCAAACGTCGTCATGCTAATCCGCACATAAGTGCACCATCGCAACGAAAACTAACTGTTCACATACTAATCTAGACCATACTCCTACTTGGCTCTAACAGCCCAACTCGGCTATCCACTGACAACACTCAGACTCACCCCCGGTCCACTAACCAACCACAGCACTCGGGCTTACCCCCAATCTACTATAGCCAAAATTGCGTCAAATCCTTTGGCCGTCTGTGGTAACTTGGTGAGGAAATCCATGGTAAACATGTGCATACGGATGGTCAATCCAAGAATTTGCACGTTGCATCAAAATCCCTCATCAGCTCAAGTGTATATCCACTTAAAAAACACTCGAGATATATACAATGAACTTCATGACTTGAGATTCCATAACCAATACCTAACCTTGGTAACCAAACTCTTAATAAACAACCTGTAAGAAGCCCCTTACAATGCAAACTTAAGAAAGATTTCATTTGGTCATGTTCTGAAGATGATTCTAGCTATAtggcaaaaataaaaaataacctaAAAGAATTTACACCTCTATATCATCCTAGTATAGATGATAAATTAATTATCGAAACTAATGCTTCAAATATTTATTGGGGGAGGAATCCTTAAAGCAATAAATTTTGAGGTTCAATCCAAAGAATTAATTTGCAGATACACCTCAAGATCTTTTAAGGATGCTGAAAGAAATTAACATTCTAATGAAAAAGATTATCTTGTCGTTAAAAGGGTAATTGAAAAGTTTTCAATCTATTTAACACCTGTAAATTTTACAGTAAGAACAGATAACAAAAACTTTGCTTATTTTTTAAGAAATAACATTTCTGGAGATAACAAACAAGGACGACTAGTTCGATGGCAAATGTGGTTTTCCAGATATAGCTTTAAAGTAGAGCACATTAAAGGAGAAAATAATATCTTTGCAAACTTCTTAACTCGAGAATTCCAACAGAAAAATTGATCAGGTTCGATATTCTTTTCATGTAGGAATCAAATCCATTCAATGTTATACTTTGGTTGTCTAACGACCCAAGAGGTTTTAACCTCAGTCCATAATTTGGACTACAAGTACATACCCTTTCTCAAATGGAGAAAGAACAAGAACTTATGCTCAAACAGGCTCTTCTTGAGCAAAAATTGGAATCCTTCACAAATCAATTAAAAATTGTAAGACTATTTATGTCTGAACATCAAAAGGAACTTTCTTCTCCTCCCTCTCATATGAATCAAGAGGAAAATGTAAGTGTTCAAAAGAACATTGAACAACAAGAGGTCAATGTTTCACCTCCTTTAAAGAGAAAATAAACATCTAGTCCTGAGCAAACGACTTCAGGTAAAGATTCAACAAATCCATTGAAGGTTATGGATTTACCAAAAATCCAGATAGGAGTACAAACTCCAATAACAAATTCATTgtgtttttacgttctcacactatttactgtttttatttgaaccatcccatatatatatatatatatatatatatatatatatatatatatatatatatatatatacatatatatatatatatatatgtatatatatgtatatatgggttaggttattttgttttcactatctattgtgtgcatgtatgactgattctggaccaatcattttagttattttaaaaaagtaattaatgcatattacatgttgaagatataatgaatattaattacatcttcagcatttaatatacattaattactttcttaaaataactaaaatgattagtcCAGAAtgagtcatacatgcacacaatagatagtgaaaacatttgaacctaactcatgtgtatatatatatatatatatatatatatatatatatatatatatatatatatatatatttatgtgtatatatatatatatgtgtgtgtatgtgtgtgtttatctCGATAACATGACCAATCAATTAATAATTACATGTCCCAATTAATGATGCACCGACATTACATAATATGTCGGCAAGAAAAGTTTGCCAATAAGTTACATGTTTATGTATATATTTTGGCTATTCTATATGTACCCTCAAAATGCTTAATGTACCCCTTACATGGTCATAGTGAATGGGTATCCTAATTTTTTTTCCAGGGTATCACCGCAACGGCTAAGCATGGGCCAGGTCGGGTCGGTTTTGACCTAAAACCAAACCCAAAACCGACAGCCTctgttttgaaacttttaagacTGAACCGAACGCAAACCCATCGGTTCGGTGTTTCCGTTTTCAATTTGTACTTGGGTTTCCATGTTTTGTCTTTATCTAACCTCAAGTcttgttatataaacatgaagttgaagTATCTTTTAATACTTGAATCGATATGAGACTCAAATAGATATCGAATGAACCATGAGGATAACAAGTTTATATAATAGATGAAATGACTGAGTTTACATGTGTTTGACGATGTGAGATAGAATAGTTGGGAAGATAAAAGAATAGAATAGttgaaaaaataaaagaaagatAAACAAATGATATGTAAAGAGCAAGAATTGATCCTAAGACTTTTGTTCAATAAGTCAACACCTTAACCAATAGACTAACTATTTGTTTGTGTTTATAAGTGAAGAGATGTGCATATATACACTACAAAAAAACAGAATTTTCCTAAAAAAATTACACTATCGGAAAAGCATCCCGCGATACCTCTTGGATCCGCCCCTGTATAGGTGTTTTCTTTTGGTTAATAAGAGAGCTATGATAACTTTGTAGGACCTACGTAGACAAGACAATTGCTGATGTACCATGTTAAAATATATAAATCGACCCATGAGTTGTCTCTTATTTTTGAACACTAGTTGTCTCGAAGTAAATTTATATGCTTTTGATTATTTGGTAAAACTTCTTTTAGTTGATGTAATGATGTATTGATGTTTAATGTAATATAAACACCATATGATACACATGTAAAATGAGAACACTATAAAACTAAGTTAGATTCCCACTATTGACGTTAATCTCATGGACACCATAACGTATGTTAAATCACAATGTCATTATAGTAAAAAAGGTGATACCTAAGCTTAAAACAAGACATTACTTATAGATTCTTACATTCTTATTGTTAGATCAAGTATGTAAAGTGACTGTCAAATGTCAATTATAATTATCTGGATAATGCTATTAGAAAAACAAGCATTACTCCTTAACTAAGTATCAAATTGAAAAGCTTATTTGAGCTTCataatcattttatttaataattatgtTTAAAGTTATACGGTGAACTAATTATAACAGCTATTGACAAACATACTGAAAATTTTGCCATcttatgtattgttatatgatAGTTGAAAATTATTATATTCACTCGCATTGATTTGATTATTCTTTGTATTTTCAATGATATAGGATGAGATTTGGAGGTATATGGTACTCCTTGAGTCACATGATCTTATTTGAAGCCCTCTATTCCAAAGATGTCTCACGTGAATATATAAACCGATAAAGAGATACTCTAATAAAGTAAGTATACGAAAAACATGGAGCTTATTGTAGACATAATGTTTTATACATAAACTTTTAATTATTTCTATAAGCAAAATGTTTATTTACTTTTTTTCTAATCACACAAGTTAATATCTTCACTTATTCTCACGCTAACAAAATATTGTTAATGTATTGCGATTTTCTTCTACGAGAAAGACATTAAGATGGATCTGAGGTAGACAGCCCAAAAGGTATGGTCTACCCTAGTCTAAAATGCAAAAGACCTTTACATGCTCGTTGCATTTAACTTATAAATTTTGTAAACGATAACAAGGTTAAAAACATTACAAATGGAAGAATATATATTCtttctagaaaaaaaaagttgataaCATTTTTGGAGAAATAAAATTGTTTCTAATTCTTTGTTATTTTTACATACAACCTCGTACTTCATATGTTTTGTTATACCATCTTTTCGAGAAAGATCTAATCTATAGTTATTTAGTTATCATGATCTCAATTTTTTCATTCTATGATTTTTACACACAAGAAGTGGCAAGCATGACCCGCTCCACGAATCCATATACATACGTCATGATAACTTGTACGATATGCAAAAGTAACAATTGCAAAACGATACAAATTATTAACATATACAAAATTAAAGAAAAgctgaaaaaagaaaaagaaaaagagaaaacaAAAGTAGTCAAATGAATGAATAAATTGATGACGATTGTGGTAAAGTGAGAGTATACATTCTATCCACATCCAATGATCCAATATATGTCCATTCATCGGTCAATTGGCACTTGCTTTTGTGCCATGGTCAAGTCCATCATGGCACATACTTCTAAAATTAAGCCAattttgttgtttgtttgttGCTCATATTTGCAACTTGGTCTCAGTTATCAAAATACAACATTCGATTTAATGATTTATACCATGTCGTATTGTATATGAGAATAAAAATATGATTTATGTTTGCAAATAAATCGTAACTAATAAGGATAAATGACTAAATATAATAGATAGATAGCGGTTgctattttattttgattgtactTCTTGCTTTATAGGAGgagaaaaatgataaattgatagATGTTGATAACTACTACATTATTGATTGAACATTAAAATCCATATAATAAAAAACGTGTTAAAGGTCTAGtttatattatacttttattttatttttctgtttttttttaatataaacttgaaatttttacATTAAGGTGGAAAACAAACAAACAATGAACTACACCGCTAGTCTTTTGGATTCTAAACTTAATTCTTTTAAAATCATGTACATAAATCTTGGGCTTACAAAATTACCATACATGACGTGTTAGACTCTAAAAATGTTCCATATCATTTGGTGCAAGGAAATCAAATATATTAGAAACAAATGGtataattatgtgtttattttctataCATGTTTTATCACTTTGcataaaatagtttttaaaacAGCATGTCCCACAGTGAAACCCCTAATTCTCAGGGGTAAACCTTGGTATATTAACACATGTGGGTTTCCATCCTACCCATCCAAAAACTAAAATGTCAGTGGTCTAAATGTTGGCCTTCTTTTGCACGGGTAAGTCACAAAATTTGTATGTGCTTCTTTCTTTGTAGAGAcccataaatatgtaaaaaaacatCATTTACCATATCATGTTAATACTTGAATCCAATGTAGCTCTCTACAATGTACTAATATATGTTCCTCAAAAGAATCCAAACATATCTTAGGACAAACCTAGCATcatattaacaaaaaaataatggatttataaaGCGATACTTAAGGATGTTACGATGCTCGATCAACGACATACATTGGCCAAGACCATCTATTGTGATACCAaaagaaaatcttgagcatgtgaTGCTCATAGACACTAAAAAGTTGTTTTATATCTAACaatcatacatatcaaaatatATACTTCCATGTCTTGGACAATTTTATTAAAATGAACATTTACCAATGCATGTTGGGCTTTAAAAAGTGTTCTTATTAATGAAACCGCTAAACTTAAAACTCAAAATCGTATCATGGAGACAAGCCAAAACACAAACATAATTAGAATACATACTTCATGGTATTACCGCTGTATGGAGCAACACCCGAAGAGTTTAACACTTTCAATATTGTTGTAAAATTCTTATCTACAACCTTACGAAGAAGACATTGTCAGACGTTGGTGTTGTCAATTGTTCTCTCGTCTTGAATGTTGTCTCCTCCTTGAACCAATAACCCTAATCTAGTATTGTCGAACAAATTTTTAACTAACGTGTGAGTTCATGATAAAACGAATTATCATTACATTTTAGTGATGAGTTTTGACATTATCATACTGTATATCTTTACATTTTACTATTCACAAATAATCTTTTATAggaaaaaaccctaaatttaaattATAATGATTTTTTAATACGATAAATTTAAATTATCGTGAGTTGGGGactggaggctagggtttgttcaTAAACGCCCATCAAAGATTTTTTCAAAACTTTGCAAAAAGATGATTACGTTTTTGACTTTGGGAATCCCTAATTAAAAACCCAAATTACACGATTAAACAAATTTAAACCCCAATCTCATTAGCAAATCGCCGTAACTTCCAAAAAGGAAATATCTTTCATTCTTTCTCATCTCCGTCCGCCTCCTTTTAGTCTGTGCTAGCTATAAGGCATAAGCCCATCTCTCAAAATCTTACCTCGGAACCCAATATAATATTCAGACGCATACCCAGTTCAAATCTGTTTCAATCGCACTTATATCCTTCCATCTGAGTTTTCAttgattttggattttgattGAAAAACTCATAAATACCATCGAACCGTTTTTACGATCATCATCGAGAATGAGGAAGAGGGAGAGAGAAAACCCATGTGGGATTTGTGGACACTACCACAAATACGAAGAGGGGGAAGTTTGTGGGATTTGTGGCCACCGTATGCCGGTCGGCCCTGAAAAAACTCTGATTCAAGTTAGCGCTTTTCCATCGGAAATCTTGCCGGAGTTGCTTTATCTTGGTAGCTACGACAACGCTTCTCGTTCGGAACTTCTCAAAACGCTCGGGATTTCTCGCGTTCTTAATGTACGCCCCTTCTCTATTTATCTCTttgtttcaatttcaatttcaagatTCGATTGGGTGtgattgattaattaattcatgagTTCTTAAATCAATCGAATGTGGTATCAGTTATTCTTATCGATTCGTTTTTCCTTAGGCTCACTTGATCACTTTTTTTGCTGCCCTTATCCGTTTTAAATCTTGATCTTCAACAAGATTTTCTACCACTTGTTGAATAGCTACTGTAACATGATGTACTTTCAATTCTCCAACAAAATCTTTAGTACTTTTTAGTGGATTGTAATCATTTATTTGCATCAAGGACAAGAGACATAGGTCACACAACTAGATTTAAAGCCTGCTGTTTTCTCATTGGTGTAATATTTTGAAGTATGAGTTCCCATTCACTTGTTAAGTCATCAACATTAATAAAATAGAGATCTCTTTAATGTGGGCACAATCTTACCCAAAGTTTATCAAAAAGATCTTTCTTTTTGTGTACTGCTTTTTTACCAATATCTTATTGATACTTTGCCTGATCCCTCGTTTAAGTTTTGCAATTGAAATTACACAAGATAACATacattttattcaagattttaaGTTAATGATGGAATTCTTACCAATTTATCCACTAAAGTTGATTACTTATCAATCTATGAATGCATAAATTGGTAAACTTTTAGTAACAAACTGAAACTTGGATACATAAATTGGTAGGAAAGAAAGCCACTTCAATTTTGCATAAACAAGTCATTAACATTTAACACTATCTATTTAAGACCTCTAATAATCATAaggtgatttttttttaataaaatgcaGACTGTTCCAGCTTGTCAGAATCTGTACAAAAATTCGTTTACTTATCATTGTCTTCCAGATAGCCCAACCATTGCATTTGATGATGCAGTTGCTTTTCTAGGTATGTATTTTTTAATCCTATgttacatttttatttttgttacatTGTAAATATGATATTAAACTTGTTTTTACAGATCAATGTGAAAAGGATAAAGCTCGTGTTCTTGTCCACTGTATGTCAGGAAAAAACAGGTAATCTCTTTCTGCAAAATCACTATTGTTTCGtgctgttttttttttccaaattataATTTGTACAAAAATATAACACATTTTTATTATCGTATCACTTCATATGTGACTAAATATTGTTCTAGTATAATAAATCACTCATATTATAATCCATGAAAaaacatttttgtattttttttttcacaggTCACCTGCTGTTGTTATGGCATATTTAATGAAGAGCAGAAGGTGGACTCTTGACCAGAGCTACCAATGGGTCAAAGAACGCAGACCGTCTGTTGACTTACTTCCAggtatggtggtggtggaggcggcaggtggtggtggtggttgaattgaattataaaatcattttttgttttttttgttttttttttttttttttttttctgatgatGAATTTGTTTTGTGTAGCTGTTTTGCAGCAACTACAAGAGTACGCGCAAAAGATTCAGGCGGTTGTGGAGGGCGGTGTTGTTGCTCTGCCGCCAATCTCAGGTGGTGGTGCCGCCCCTTTCAGCTTTGGGTTTACAAATCCGGGGAACATTCCTCCGGCCTTTCCGGCGTTCAACACCGCTGCAACCGCCTCAATTTTTTCCCGTGCAGACATTCCTCCACCAAATGAGTTCACTTTTGGAGCTGCTGCTGTTGAGAATACGCCTCCACAAAATCTGGGGCCAACTTCTGTGAATCCAAATGCTACTGACGTGTCAATGGATGGATCTTgaaattgttttattttttttttttagggtttttcttGGATTTGGTTTATTTATGCAAATCTTATGAGAAGCCAAGAACGATGTGGTGAGTTTGATATGATCACACGGGATGAAAAGGTTTGAATGTAAATGGTGAATGAAAGCTTTTGGCTTGTTAGACCTCACACCCTTACACGCTTTAAATTTTAATCTTAGGTgggtttcattttttttatatttatatttatatttatatatgcccATTCTATTTGCCACAATTTTACTGTTTTTCAATTATTAGGCTGTGTTTGTTACATGCAATTAAACTGGATGATGGatgagggcatttatgtcttttgcatAGATGAGAGATTGAGTTCTTTTTTAGGCTATGTGTTTGTGTTTTAGTCACGTTTGTTGGAAAGTTTTTGTTCTTGAGATTACTCTGGTCGAATAGAAGATgctttaattttaattggtgtaTTTTAACAAAATTGTTCATCTATCTTATACGTAAACTCTTAGAATCGAGTCAACTACATAAGCTAGGTTCACGAGACAAGATTGGGGAAGTTCATAGATTTGGATGTGTATTAGATGATCTGtattttttcaaatatatatatcctAGTGTATATATCTTCTAATTAACATTGCTTTGTTATGCCATtgatttttgatgattttattaGCATGATTTTGTTCCacaagacttttttttttttccctAATAAGTTACTTGAGAAACAAGTATTTTGCTggtcttcatttttttttaatctctATTTTTTGACCGCTTTCATTTGAATTAGTTAACGAGATTTTTCATATTCATCTTTGATTCTACTTTATTAAAAATACGGTATCAGAACAAAGGTTATAGGTCTTGTGTCTAATTGTGTATCAAGGATATACACTGATCATGCCCAATTATAGGACTCAATCTGTTGTATTTATAGCTAAAATTTATTCTATGTATAGCTCCTTAATTTGTGCATTCCTTTTTTGTAAATTCCCTATATATATGTACCATGTCAACCTATTCTAAAGCAATACAATAAATACTTTCATATGGTATCAATCAGAGCTAAATTTGCTTTAACAAGCCTCGATCATTCTTTCTTCTTTGGAACCATAATCTAGTAGCTCTCAATGGCACCATCAAACACCATCATTCAACTCACAACCACTAGTCATTTCCTGATCAAACTTATTGCTATGAATTTCCGGTATGGCACAAGCAAGTTCAATCAACCCTCATTGGGCTTGACCTAGAAGACTTCATCAGTGGCCGAAACAAACCGCCACCATAGAATCTCTACTGCAAAGGAAGCCTAGGATCGACTCAACACGAGTTATGCCAACTAATCTCGATCCAGAATTATTTCACTAAAGTCAAAGCTTGCAAAGAATCCCAAAGGAATTCGCTCCATCACAAAATTCCTCAATGATATGAAACAAATCGCTAATGAATTAGCACTTGCTCAAAGCCCCATCGATGAAGAATACCTCTTAGTTCACGTACTAGGCCACTCACAACCGCCTTAAAAGTCCGACAAAACTCAATATCCTTTCCAAAACTAGTTGAAAAACTACTTAAATTTGAAAGGTATTTAAAGAAATCGTATATATTGTGGCACCCCTTGTTGTCACGACCAACTTCTCCCAACGCCAAACAAGTTAGTTCGATAATCGGCCCTCGTCTAATTCTCAGTCCCGATCACATCATGTTGGTCGCTTCGGTTCAGACAACCAATCATGCAACAACTGCTCGAACAATAACAGTCAATACATGAACAATTGCTCCAACTCTTACTATTAATTTTGTGCTATTCCAAGTCATGAGACTCATGACTGTACGAAACTTGCTCGTTTTTTGAAAGACAATAACATCACATGCACCAAGTCACCAACATCTCCAATCTGGTTGCAAATGCTTCCTCTTTGAATTCACATTCCCGTTCGATTAATGCACCTTGGATGTTTGACAGTTGAGCCTCTCATCACCTAACATCATATTGATCTTCCCTTCACACAGTCTCAGAATATGGTGGACCTGATGAAATGATTCTTGGTGATGCCAAACTTTGTCGTGCTAATCAACTCTCTGTTGAACTTTTTCCCTTGTATTTTCTTGTCAAGGATCTTTCCATGGGGGCGCCTCTCATGCAGGGAAAGAACATAAATGATGTCTACTATGCTAGTGGAGTCCTTCTTCCCAAACTAAATGTTGCCACTAAAGCATCACCTATTGATTATTAGTACAAACTTGGACATCCATCCGTTCATGTTTTTCAAAATCTTCTTAAAGTTTTAGGTcttaatttttaagtcattatctACAACCAAGTTTCATTGTGCTTCATGTTCTGTTAATAAAAGCCATAAGCTACCCTTTGGCCCAAACTATTTTATTTCAAATAAACCATTGCAACTCATTTATGATGTTTGGGGATTTGTTGAAAAAtcgattgatgattttgcttacTTTATTGTGTTTGTGGATTACTACTCAAAACCTATTTGGttgtattttaaatataataCTGATGTCTCCAAAATCATTAACCAATTTAATCTTCTGGTGGAAAAATATTTTAACACGCCCATTGTTTCAATATTCACTGATAATGGTGGGGATTATCAAGCTCTCATACCACTGTTCCAATCCATGGGGATTTCTCATTACTCCACACCATCTGATACACCGGAGCAAAATGGCATAGTTGAACGACGCCATTAACATATTACTGAAACAGGTCTTGCCTTTCTATACTATGTAGGTCTCTTTCTAACCTTCTAGTCCCATGCTTTTCAAACTGCAATGCACCTCATAAACCGTTTACCAACTCCAATCCTAAACTCCAAAAGTCCATATGACCTCATGGTTGCTTTTCTAACTATGCAAAACTAAAGCCTTTTGGAAGTCTCTGTTACCCGTGGCTTCGTCCCTACTCCACCTCAAACTTACAACCATGTTCCGCTCCATGCCTCTTCTTAGGCTAATCCAGTGCTAAATCTGCTTACAAATTCCTTCACCTTGAAACCAATCGTATCTACTACTTTCGTCATGTTGAGTTTATAGAACAAACTTTTCCCTACAAAACTCTCCATCTCCAACTGTCACACCCGGAAaccaacggcggaaacgttccggggcggtggacgtcatgcatagtatcacaaccattgtacatagtaagcatagtaaacacaaccattacattacatatgaatatttacatttgtttgaaagtggaGAAATACATAGTTTATATATACATCGGTATAATAAAAGtatagacgagacttctatatgcaccgtcttctccaaaagtaagcGAGATACCTATCtaacgagaacctgagaatacaagcagttttaaaatatcagcataaagttggtgagttcataagtggttgaGTTCTGGTAAAAGAAAACGTTCCTTTGATTTCATGTAaagttgtttcccaagaaaatc includes these proteins:
- the LOC111878861 gene encoding protein-tyrosine-phosphatase IBR5; its protein translation is MRKRERENPCGICGHYHKYEEGEVCGICGHRMPVGPEKTLIQVSAFPSEILPELLYLGSYDNASRSELLKTLGISRVLNTVPACQNLYKNSFTYHCLPDSPTIAFDDAVAFLDQCEKDKARVLVHCMSGKNRSPAVVMAYLMKSRRWTLDQSYQWVKERRPSVDLLPAVLQQLQEYAQKIQAVVEGGVVALPPISGGGAAPFSFGFTNPGNIPPAFPAFNTAATASIFSRADIPPPNEFTFGAAAVENTPPQNLGPTSVNPNATDVSMDGS